A single Drosophila ananassae strain 14024-0371.13 chromosome 3L, ASM1763931v2, whole genome shotgun sequence DNA region contains:
- the LOC6496374 gene encoding calmodulin has translation MAVSQLTKEQFDELKEAFDKFDVDRNGSISPSEMRRAMLSLGHEITEAELFELIDSVASDEDYNIHMNAFIHLMAPRMIDVDSEESLRRTFRLFDRDKDGYIGTQDMRSTMQVLGIVLTDDEINDICREVDVDCDGRINLRDFINFMYSAV, from the coding sequence ATGGCTGTGAGTCAGTTGACCAAAGAGCAGTTTGACGAGCTGAAGGAGGCTTTCGACAAGTTCGATGTGGACCGCAATGGCAGCATCTCGCCGAGCGAAATGCGTCGGGCGATGCTGTCGTTGGGTCACGAGATCACCGAAGCGGAACTGTTCGAGCTCATCGACTCGGTGGCCTCGGACGAGGACTACAACATCCATATGAATGCCTTCATCCACCTGATGGCTCCCCGGATGATCGATGTGGACAGCGAGGAGAGCCTGAGGCGCACCTTCAGGCTGTTCGATCGCGACAAAGACGGCTATATCGGTACCCAGGACATGCGTTCTACTATGCAGGTCCTGGGCATCGTTCTAACCGACGACGAAATCAATGACATCTGCCGGGAGGTGGACGTCGACTGTGATGGTCGCATAAATCTGCGCGACTTTATAAACTTCATGTATAGTGCCGTATAG